The following are from one region of the Thiocapsa rosea genome:
- the prfA gene encoding peptide chain release factor 1, whose product MNPSIRGKLERLSERFGEVVALLAESETQSDQNRFRDLSREYAQLEPLIAAYNRYCGAELDLAAAEEMLADPEMAALAREEMAAASDRRAQLEPEVYRLLVPPDPDDQRNVFLEVRAGTGGAEAALFAGDLLRMYLRYAELMRWQVEPISESAGELGGYKEVIVRIIGNGVFSRLKFEPGAHRVQRVPETESQGRVHTSACTVAVMPEADSIDSIAINPSELRIDTYRSSGAGGQHVNKTDSAIRITHLPSGIVVECQEERSQHKNRAKAMSLLQARLLSGARATQASEQAQSRKLQVGSGDRSERIRTYNFPQNRLTDHRINLTLYKLDEIMTGQLDQVIDPLLQEYQAEELTAMMHG is encoded by the coding sequence CGCTTCCGCGACTTAAGTCGCGAGTATGCCCAGCTCGAGCCCCTCATCGCCGCCTACAACCGCTATTGCGGCGCCGAGCTCGACCTGGCTGCTGCCGAGGAGATGCTCGCCGATCCGGAGATGGCCGCACTTGCGCGCGAGGAGATGGCCGCGGCGAGCGACCGGCGTGCGCAGCTCGAACCCGAGGTCTATCGTCTCCTCGTCCCGCCGGATCCCGACGACCAGCGCAACGTCTTTCTCGAGGTCCGCGCCGGCACCGGCGGAGCCGAGGCCGCACTCTTCGCCGGAGACCTCCTGCGAATGTACCTGCGTTATGCCGAGCTGATGCGCTGGCAGGTGGAGCCGATCTCGGAGAGCGCCGGCGAGCTTGGCGGCTACAAGGAAGTGATCGTGCGCATCATCGGCAACGGTGTCTTCTCGCGTCTCAAATTCGAGCCCGGTGCGCACCGGGTGCAGCGCGTCCCCGAGACCGAGTCGCAAGGCCGTGTTCACACCTCCGCCTGCACCGTCGCCGTCATGCCCGAGGCCGATTCGATCGACTCCATCGCGATCAATCCGAGCGAGCTGCGCATCGACACCTATCGCTCCTCGGGTGCAGGCGGTCAGCACGTCAACAAGACCGACTCGGCGATCCGCATCACCCACCTGCCCTCCGGGATCGTCGTGGAGTGCCAGGAGGAACGCTCCCAGCACAAGAACCGGGCGAAGGCCATGTCGCTGCTCCAGGCCCGACTGCTCTCGGGCGCACGCGCGACCCAAGCCTCCGAGCAGGCGCAATCGCGCAAGCTCCAGGTCGGCAGCGGCGACCGCTCCGAGCGGATCCGCACCTACAACTTCCCCCAGAACCGACTGACCGACCACCGCATCAACCTGACGCTCTACAAGCTCGACGAGATCATGACGGGCCAGCTCGATCAGGTCATCGACCCGCTCCTTCAGGAGTATCAGGCCGAGGAGCTGACCGCGATGATGCATGGCTGA